Proteins encoded within one genomic window of Nonomuraea gerenzanensis:
- a CDS encoding MFS transporter yields MFGFSLAYFLVILDTTVLTIALPDLHASLGGSLAGQQWAVNAYTVAFAACLLAGGAVADRYGAARVFKLGVAAFGAVSLLSAAAPDLGVLIGLRALLGVAAALCTGGSLGLLAELFREPAARARATGLWAAITGSALAAGPLLGGVLVDLYGWRAVFLLNPPIAVISLLAVRKVASPRGSRAIDWWVQVLACAFLGLVAEALIDSAPVAGLLSLAVLAALVLAERRSHAPALPGGLLAATWPELLAGTVANFAFSGALFVLTLFLQDTRHLSPLAAGLAFLPLTLPMTVNPLLTGRLVARYGPRPPILGGLALVAAGLAGTALTDALTPWLVVLGFGLSFVLPALMAGMVNSAPPGTAGTAGGVLNAFRQVGATLGVAVMGVIGRPLLAAAVLAALTCAGYALAARRARSRVIGVS; encoded by the coding sequence TGAACGCGTACACGGTCGCCTTCGCCGCCTGCCTGCTCGCCGGGGGAGCGGTCGCCGACAGGTACGGCGCGGCCCGCGTCTTCAAGCTCGGCGTGGCGGCCTTCGGCGCGGTCTCGCTGCTCAGCGCCGCAGCCCCGGACCTGGGCGTGCTGATCGGCCTGCGGGCGCTGCTCGGCGTGGCCGCCGCGCTGTGCACGGGCGGCTCGCTCGGCCTGCTCGCCGAGCTGTTCCGTGAGCCCGCCGCCCGGGCCCGCGCGACCGGCCTGTGGGCCGCCATCACCGGCAGCGCGCTCGCGGCCGGCCCGCTGCTCGGCGGGGTCCTGGTGGACCTGTACGGCTGGCGCGCCGTCTTCCTGCTCAACCCGCCCATCGCCGTGATCAGCCTGCTGGCCGTGCGCAAGGTCGCCTCGCCGCGCGGCAGCCGCGCCATCGACTGGTGGGTGCAGGTCCTGGCCTGCGCCTTCCTCGGCCTGGTCGCCGAGGCCCTGATCGACTCCGCGCCGGTGGCGGGACTGCTCTCCCTGGCCGTCCTGGCGGCCCTGGTGCTCGCCGAGCGGCGCAGCCACGCGCCCGCCCTGCCCGGCGGCCTGCTCGCCGCCACCTGGCCGGAGCTGCTCGCGGGCACGGTGGCCAACTTCGCCTTCTCCGGCGCCCTGTTCGTGCTGACGCTGTTCCTTCAGGACACCCGCCACCTGAGCCCGCTGGCCGCCGGGCTGGCGTTCCTGCCGCTCACGCTGCCCATGACGGTGAACCCGCTGCTCACCGGCCGCCTGGTGGCCCGCTACGGCCCGCGCCCGCCCATCCTCGGCGGCCTGGCCCTCGTCGCGGCGGGGCTGGCCGGCACCGCGCTCACCGACGCGCTGACGCCCTGGCTCGTGGTGCTGGGCTTCGGCCTGTCGTTCGTGCTGCCCGCCCTGATGGCCGGGATGGTCAACAGCGCCCCGCCCGGCACGGCCGGCACCGCGGGCGGCGTGCTCAACGCCTTCCGCCAGGTGGGCGCCACGCTCGGGGTGGCGGTCATGGGCGTCATCGGGCGTCCCCTGCTGGCGGCGGCCGTCCTGGCGGCACTGACCTGCGCGGGCTACGCCCTGGCCGCGCGTCGCGCCCGCTCCCGGGTGATCGGAGTATCGTGA
- a CDS encoding B3/B4 domain-containing protein, with protein MFFQHSSDIWRDFPELVPAALYAEGITPTAVPDARIAAHAERAAARLATSSEGELPEIQAWRRTFTRMGLKPTQYRCASEALLRRFRKEGSLPRLHPLIDLCNAVSLAYAVPIAVFDVSRISSYVEVRHASGDETYLTFGGDTEQPPAGEVIFADAAGRAHARRWTNRQSGHSAVRDTTSNVLIVAEALHDTAAGDVESLLATLTDELNTLWPVTPKSAILTPAAPRFEFPGQ; from the coding sequence GTGTTCTTCCAGCATTCGAGCGACATCTGGCGCGACTTCCCCGAGCTCGTCCCGGCCGCCCTCTACGCCGAGGGCATCACCCCCACAGCCGTCCCCGACGCGCGCATCGCCGCCCACGCCGAGCGGGCCGCCGCCAGGCTCGCCACCTCCTCCGAGGGCGAGCTGCCGGAGATCCAGGCGTGGCGCCGCACCTTCACCCGGATGGGCCTCAAGCCGACCCAGTACAGGTGCGCCTCGGAGGCCCTGCTGCGCCGCTTCAGGAAAGAGGGCTCGCTGCCGCGCCTGCACCCCCTGATCGACCTGTGCAACGCGGTCTCCCTCGCCTACGCCGTGCCCATCGCCGTCTTCGACGTCTCCCGCATCAGCTCGTACGTCGAGGTGCGGCACGCCTCGGGCGACGAGACGTACCTGACCTTCGGCGGCGACACCGAGCAGCCGCCCGCCGGCGAGGTGATCTTCGCCGACGCGGCGGGCAGGGCGCACGCCCGCCGCTGGACCAACCGCCAGAGCGGCCACTCGGCCGTCCGCGACACCACGTCGAACGTGCTGATCGTCGCCGAGGCCCTGCACGACACGGCGGCCGGAGACGTGGAGTCGCTCCTGGCCACGCTCACCGACGAGCTCAACACCCTGTGGCCGGTCACCCCCAAGTCGGCGATCCTGACGCCTGCCGCGCCGCGCTTCGAGTTCCCCGGCCAGTGA